From Corticium candelabrum chromosome 9, ooCorCand1.1, whole genome shotgun sequence:
CTTGAATGTGCAGAGGAAGACGACAAGAATGAATATGCTTTGTCTGTTGTAACTAGAATTCTTGAAGATGCATCGTGGATCAATGTCCATATACTACCAGTGAGAAACAAGAAATACTTGCTTTATCAACTTCTTTATATATCATGATCTGTCTATGAATAGCATGATATTAAGGTGGTCGAGGTTCGATCCAGTGAAGGTATGAAACTAGAATCAAAGAGCTGTTGCATCAAATTCTGGAACATTGTTAATAGGTTATGGTGCACGTTGGACGGCAGATGGTTTAGAATTCCGGGGATTTCTGGAGCCACAAATGGAGGATGGTCATGCTATGGGATGGCAGCACTAACAGGAATTTCCGGGaacacaacaaaatatatAGGATAAAACCAGTTGTCTATGTACTGTAGATAGATGCAACAGTATAACAGACTTACTGTACACGATAAAACAGTTTTTATGGTAGGTTAGTACAAggttaaatttaatttatttaaatagaTGCTAGGCAATTTTCAAAACAATTGAATGCATCAGCATGGACAGCTGATTGATGTTGACTCACTAGGGTTACTTGTCAGCATTATCGTCGACTCTGATCCTTCGGGTTTCTTGGCATCTCTCATGAACCCTTCTTTGTCTAATCGTAGCATCTCTTTGATCAAAATACTGCAACAGAGTCATAAACAGTACATGTATAAACACTGCTTTAGTCCATAGGTAACCTTAAACCTCTAAAATAAAGCCCAAAATTTAtaagtagttaattaatctattgactaattaataaaagtgCCATCACAACTCAGTAAGTACCTTTAATTCAAACATTGCCAGAAAACCAACTAAACTATTAATGACACAACTATTGCATCATTATCTCTTATATAATCATTTCCTGACATGATTTTTCCTGCAGTCACTACTTGGGCTTGTGGACTGACCTTACAGCTACTTCAATGTTTGTATTTTTCTTGACAGACGTCTTGACATGTGCAAAAAACTTGTGATCCTCTGCAAATTGCTGCAGTGTGTCATCCGACACTTTTGCTTCTAGGTCAATCTAAGACAAACATTGCTGTTATTGGAACTCTGGTCGTGGCAACAACATTAGGCTAGAACCTTATTTGCTAATAAAAGACAGGGTATCGGACGTCCACTAGGTAGAGAGACTTTCTCATCAATGTCTTTCTTCCATGTCACCACCTGTCCAAATGTCTCCTCATCTGTAACATCAAACAGAACGAATGCCCCACAGGCACCCTTGTAGAACGCTCTGGTCATTGCACGGAAACGCTCCTGTCCTAtttaacatacaaacaagacagGTCAACCATACAATTTAGTACTTTTTCTCAAagcttgtttaattaataacaacgTTTGACAAAAGCGTGCTGACAAGTAGCTCTTACCTACAACATCCCACAACTGCAAAAAATCAGGCAATTAAGTCAAACAAGCAGTCTAGCTCTTGTACAAGGTGTGACTCACGTTTACTTTGACTTGCAGGTCACGAGATATCTCAACAACTTTCGAGGAATACTCCACTGACAAACAACTTCCATCAGACTGACAGTCGGTACACAGCTACTGCACATGTTCATCATGCATTTGCATACCACCCAGTGTTGCTTTGTAACTTGGGTCAAACTGGTTCGCGACGAAACGTCGAACGAAAGCAGTCTTCCCAACACAAGGGTCGCCAACGAGAATGACCTTGTACTCTTTGCCGGGACGGAATCGACGTGGAGCATCACTCATCCTAGACAATACACAGTATCTTTGTACATAGAGCAGGCATGCCCAGTCAACCCAGACGCCCGGATGCATTGCGCAGTGTCTTTCGTTTGgtgtttttctttcttttctctaGGCATTGCTCAAAATGGAACACTGTAAGCTAAATGATACAAATGATTCATACATCACAGCGACTGAATATTAATCACTACAGGAGCTAGGCTTTTTTTAGTTTCGTATAGTAGAAgtcatgcatgtgtgcagtTGCTAACTTCTCTACAGCAGAAATGAAACTAAAAAACGAGTAAGGACTAGAAACTGTGTTTAGTTTGTGTTAGTTGGCTAGAGGTAGCtaaccagagccgtatatatatatatatatatatatatacatatgtatatatatattataactaaatGTCCCATAtgggacaaacaaaaaacatacatgAAAGACAAGTATTATTACTGGATATGTCAAACAAGTGCACTACTGGTCCAAAGACGACAGAAATACATGAGTTATAAAGATTTATAGAGAAGGAAGTAGAAAGTGCGATGATGAGAAAACAAATCAGGAGTAGAGGACATTGTGGCAGCAGCACAGGCAGACGAATAGACACGATGAGCGCTGAGTGCTCAAAGAGCAGGGTGAAGGTGCGGCATACATCAGACTCCCGAATGaccatgttgtccagcagGGAAGAGGAGAAAATAAAGACAAGGCGACATGAATAAGACAACGGGAACATCATAGAGAGCCGAAGAAACCTGAAGAGCGCGAAATGCTGAAAGAGCAGGGTGAAGGTGCGGCAAACATCAAACTCTTGACCAACCATGTTGTCCAACAGAGAAGtgaggagaagaaggaagacgagatgacacaagaagCATGAATAAGACAACGGGAACACCATAGAGAGCCGAAGAAACCTGAAGAGCGCGAAATGCTGAAAGAGCAGGGTGAAGGTGCGGCAAACATCAAACTCTTGACCAACCATGTTGTCCAACAGAGAAGtgaggagaagaaggaagacgagatgacacaagaagCATGAATAAGACAACGGGAACACCATAGAGAGCCGAAGAAACCTGAAGAGCGCGAAATGCTGAAAGAGCAGGGTGAAGGTGCGGCAAACATCAAACTCTTGACCAACCATGTTGTCCAACAGAGAAGtgaggagaagaaggaagacgagatgacacaagaagCATGAATAAGACAACGGGAACACCATAGAGAGTCGAAGAAACCTGAAGAGCGCGAAATGCTGAAAGAGCAGGGTGTAGGTGCGGCAAACATCAGACTCCTGACCGaccatgttgtccagcagAGAAGTGACGAGAAGGAAGACCAGATGACACAAGAAGAATGAGTAAGACAGCAGAAACATCACAGACGGCCGAAGAAACGAATAGCGTTCATTCCCCCAATGGGATCCCTTCACGTGGATGAGGACTGACGCAATCAGCCAGAGTGGCAAAAGCCACAATGGCGCAACCTGGAGAGATGACGACCGCTGTTTCTCTTGTTCACTCAACGAAAGAcgaagacaacaacacacgTGGAggcgcatatatatatatatatctctatatataaaggagaggtgtctgtgtgtgtgtctgtctgtctgtctgtctgtgtgcccgtacgtacgagcgtctctcgaagacggcgagtccgatctcggccgaatttcgctcgcgcacgccgaattcattcaggtcgaaagtcagaccgcggtcgtcttcctgacttctcccacgacgacgccgtttcccgccgatcgcgctcgcttccgctcgcgcgcgaatatctccggaacggcgcatcgtgtctccaccgaatttagactgcccgttcccgacgtcggacggtacgcgccgagcgtgtcgtctattgccggcgacgtcgggaaaaggaagatattcttgctgatatccgggtctcgaaaaaatacgcacacagtcgtttgccagtctgcgaccgtcgaagagctgccgtgtttgatgcacctgttccccgaaacgccagcaacgtcttcgaagagacgacgttcagcgggaccgtcgaaatgacgacagtcggtacgcgtcgtgacttcgttagatacggagctgccgtgtttgatgcacctcttccccgaaacgccagcaacgtcttcgaacagacgacgttcagcgggactgtcgaaatgacgagagtcggcattcgttatatacggggaacggattatccgggtaagtattgcacgtgacttgcacgttccgggattcacgtcgaaattatagatgccaggttcgatacacctgttctccgcaacgggactgtcgaaatggcttcaacgggatcaataatccaatcaacgggattttttgaaactggacacgtgtcgaatagatgccaagttcgatacacctgttcctcgcaacggcagcaacgtccaagtcgaaatggtttcacccaatcgttaatccaaaaatcagcgggctctagaaacggcaattgtacggatataactatgaatgagaattctgtctggctgctactattTAAACGGTAacagcacttacaccacggctaattagtgacagtaaacggttctctatacaaactgtacgtgacctggctacaccccctctgcctctccaagcatcaaacgcatttttagatactttctgctataatctctacctataaaggcgacctgtttttctgtctgtctgtctgtctgtctgtcaatggtattatattttcataaatcagaactattacaggctaaatcaaattaagcaaagcacgatacactacattacaatgacaactaaaaagcaaaaaactgaacactctgtctgtctcccggataacatggatggacatcacaaagtgcatggccaccatagaagacgcctagcctgacgcgaggtaaatatgtgtacaatccatgatgacaatgttggtaaagaggagtagacaatatgggtagaggaagacatcacaactgtctgtctgtctgtctgtctgtctgtctgtcattaatgctataatctctacctataaaggcgacctgtcttttctccacttccgtgttgtattggctctatgacaaacgtgtgtgtcaactgcggcactatgaagtggaaaggagaagcacctggcatgtgttgtcccccgggcgaagccgggcgtTGGAGCTtgtctctatatataaaggagaggtgtctgtgtgtctgtctgtctgtctgtctgtgtgcccgtacgtacgagcgtctctcgaagacggcgagtccgatcacggccgaatttcgctcgcgcacgccgaattcattcaggtcgaaagtcagaccgcggtcgtcttcctgacttctcccacgacgacgccgtttcccgccgatcgcgctcgcttccgctcgcgcgcgaatatctccggaacggcgcatcgtgtctccaccgaatttagactgcccgttcccgacgtcggacggtacgcgccgagcgtgtcgtctattgccggcgacgtcgggaaaaggaagatattcttgctgatatccgggtctcgaaaaaatacgcacacagtcgtttgccagtctgcgaccgtcgaagagctgccgtgtttgatgcacctgttccccgaaacgccagcaacgtcttcgaagagacgacgttcagagggaccgtcgaaatgacgacagtcggtaggcgtcgtgacttcgttagatacggagctgccgtgtttgatgcacctgttccccaaaacgccagcaacgtcttcgaacagacgacgttcagcgggactgtcgaaatgacgagtcggcattcgttatatacggggaacggattatccgggtaagtattgcacttgacttgcacgttccgggattcacgtcgaaattatagatgccaggttcgatagacctgttctccgcaacgggactgtcgaaatggcttcaacgggatcaataatccaatcaacgggattttttgaaactggacacgtgtcgaatagatgccaagttcgatacacctgttcctcgcaacggcagcaacgtccaagttgaaatggtttcacccaatcgttaatccaaaaatcagcgggctctagaaacggcaattgtaCGGGATacaactatgaatgagaattctgtctggctgctactaaacggtaaaagcacttacaccacggctaattagtgacagtaaacggttctctatacaaactgtacgtgacctggctacaccccctctgcctctccaagcatcaaacgcatttttagatactttctgctataatctctacctataaaggcgacctgtttttctgtctgtctgtctgtctgtctgtcaatggtattatattttcataaatcagaactattacaggctaaatcaaattaagcaaagcaccatacactacattacaatgacaactaaaaagcaaaaaactgaacactctgtctgtctcccggataacatggatggacatcacaaagtgcatggccaccatagaagacgcctagcgaggtaaagatgtgtacaatccatgataacaatgttggtaaagaggaatagacaatatgggtagaggaagacatcacaactgtctgtccgcctgtctgtctgtctatcattaatgctataatctctacctataaaggcaaCCTGTCTtttctccacttccgtgttgtattggctctatgacaaacgtgtgtgtcaactgcggcactatgaagtggaaaggagaagcacctggcatgtgttgtcccccgggcgaagccgggcgttggagcttgtatatatatatatatatatacatggcccgtccttcgtacgggcaagatactgtagtgtaaagatagggttgtggacacgtcacgtgcaatctttgttgcgaggtcccgaaTGTGCtgatgaattcgaatcttacTGTTctcgcttgtttcgatagaaatcgacacactccccgtgtagcgcttgctgcagaaaacgtgtaggttggatttggtgcaaatgcaatcagaatttggagagaaacgaaagcgctagaagagtaagttccgtcggcaagagatattcgattgctcgaagctttgcgaaggacgacgatgcatacagtctacacaggactggtgtgggcgtgtgttcgaatgaactggaatgtgtagcgtttgcgttagcctcgtacccaggccctcttgcgcgcccggagaagagagcctggtacacgttgtattcgcatgcgcgcagaaattagaaggaaatcgtggtaatgaatgcacgcatgcggaatcgacgttgtttagaatctcaagccgataatgtcgcgcgcaatgaGACCTAATTTGGCAAATGGTGGatgaaggcagagcttctggttttgatatggCTTTGCACTACGCTCTAGGCAAGCTTAATTAGGCtgtgtaatgtagagctgaaggagcagcagcgtgTTGTCGTAAAGCACATCTACAACGGAAACGATCGCGACGTGTTCCAATTCGTctggcttcctacaggatacggtaaatcgctgtgctatcaacATAGACCGTTTATGGTTGActgtaagttagggaaatgtggtgaagaagattgtggataGGTCGTACGCGTACGCGTCATTGTCGTGTCACAGCGCTGGCAGATCTGTTGTGGAAGAGCGTCTGTCATAGAGATAGAAATCCCCAAAATAAGCTGAAACTTCTTCTGCAGTCCTTCTCGGTACGCAAACACTGTAGACAACCTGACAGACTGCAGTACGAGTAGACATGGCGGAAAGACAAACGCGACACTCCAAACAACTGCCATAATAAACAAGGTCAATAGTTTAGTTCtgggtctagatctagggctTCATCACTACTCACACAGAAGCTGtcgattgcgcgcgacattatcggctcgagattctaaacaacgtcgattccgcatgcgtgcatgcattaccacgatttccttctaatttatgcgcgcatgcgaatacaacgtgtaccaggctctcttctccgggcgcgcaagagggcctgggtacgaggctacgtttgcgttagcctcgtacccaggccctcttgcgcgcccggagaagagggcctggtacacgttgtattcgcatgcgcgcataaattagaaggaaatcgtggtaatatatgcacgcatgcggaaccgacgttgtttagaatctcgagccgataatgtcgcgcgcaatcgacagtgaaacagcatccgtgttcagtagtgatgaagccctagatctagacccaaggtcaagtgaaacTCCGAGTTCGCgtaatctttgacttgttctatCATCAGCAATACTATAGGAGACACGATCGTGACAATGACGAcatatccacaatcttcttcaccacatttctctagcttacagtcaaccctatacggtgtatgttgatagcacagcgatttaccgtatcctgtaggaagccagctgcagacgtcgtttccgttgtagatgtgttctacgacaacacgctgctgctccttcagctctacaGTACACAGCTTAAGCTTGCCTAGAGCGTAGTGCAACaccatatcaaaaccagaagctctgccttcatccaccatttgccaaattggATCtcattgcgcgcgacattatcggctcgagattctaaacaacgtcggttccgcatgcgttcaacattaccacgatttccttctaatttatgcgcgcatgcgaatacaacgtgtaccaggccctcttctccgggcgcgcaagagggcctgggtacgaggctaacgcaaacgtagcctcgtacccaggccctcttgcgcgcccgaagaagagggcctggtacacgttgtattcgcatgcgcgcataaattagaaggaaatcgtggtaatgcatgcacgcatgcggaaacgacattgtttagaatctcgagccgataatgtcgcgctcaatcgacagtgaaacagcttccgtgttcagtagtgacgaagccctagatctagaccACAGGTCAAGTGAAACTCCGCGTTCACGCaatctttgacttgttctgTCATCAGCGATACTAGAGAAGACACGACAATGACGAcatatccacaatcttcttcaccacgTTTCCCTAGCTTACAGTCAACCCTAGACGGTATAAgttgatagcacagcgatttaccgtatcctgtaggaagccagACGAACACGTCGTTTCCGTTGCAGATGTGCTCTACGACAACACGCTActgctccttcagctctacattaaGCTTGCCTAGAGCGTAGTGCAACGCCCtatcaaaaccagaagctctgccttcaccatttgccaaattgggtctcattgcgcgcgacattatcggctcgagattctaaacaatgtcggttccgcatgcgtgcatatattaccacgatttccttctaatttatgcgcgcatgcgaatacaacgtgtaccaggccctcttctccgggcgcgcaagagggcctgggtacgaggctacgtttgcgttagcctcgaacttccagaccagagagcgcgcgaagcgagagttcgcgcgcttcgcgcgctctctggtctggaaattcgaggctacgTTTGCgccatcaagaaattttatgagggggtcgacccctcgagagagAACCCGGTGcatatttttttaatttttttacgcaaacctttccctGTGGGTgccgagtgtgtgtgttgatgatACGTCACTTCCTACACTCATAACAACCACTAAAATGGGCGGGTTATGGCAATgtgttgctttgtttcttGCGTCACCATTCCTCTGGTCTCAGTGCGATACACAGATATGGAAAACACGCCCCAACATCGTACTACTGCTAGCCGATGACTTTGGCTGGGGAGATGTGGGGGCCAACTGTATGGAAACAAAAGAAACGCCACATATCGACAGCCTTGCGCGCAATGGACTAAGGTTGACCGACTTTCACGTGGGAGCGTCGGTATGCACACCATCAAGAGCAGCGCTGCTGACAGGTCGACTAGGCTTACGTACTGGAGTTGTGAGAAACTTTGATGTCAAGGCGGAGTTTGGTCTGCCTCGTAATGAGACTACCATAGCCGAAATGCTCAAAGCCGTCAATTACTCAACAGGTATGATTGGGAAATGGCATTTGGGAACTAACGGGCGATGCCTCCCTACATACAGAGGGTTTGATTTCTACTATGGTCTCCCTTACAGCAATGATATGGGCTGTACTGACAATCCAGGCTATGACTGGCCCATGTGCAGCCGTTGTCCTACTGCTACGGGGTTCTTGTCAAGAGATGAAGGTTTGCCTATTGGTGACTGTGACACTGGTTCGAATGATTCTGTTCCATTGTATAAAGACACAAGAATAATTCAACAACCAGTTGATTTGGCTACACTGACTAACCAATATGTGAAATTGGCTGTGGAATTTATAAACAATCAAAGCAGCAGGCCCTTCTTTCTATATGTTGCCTTTGCTCACACTCATGTCCCATTGAGTCATGATATTAAATATACCAATGCTTCGGAACGGAAGACTGTCTTTGCCGATACATTGCTGGAACTCGATGCATCTGTTGGTGCCATTGTACAGGCTGTGAAGGACAATGGGCAGGAAGGCAACACTTTGATCTGGTTTACAAGCGATAATGGACCGTGGGAATCAAAATGTCAGTACCATGGACTTGTCGGCCCATATAAAGGTCTCTGGGAAAAGAAGACAACTGGTGGTAGTAGTGCAAAGCAGACAACATGGGAAGGGGGACACAGAGTACCTGGTATCGTTTATTGGCCTGGTGTGATTGCACCACGAGTTTCTAATGCTCTTGCTAGCACTCTTGATGTTCTTCCAACAATCGCAAATATCTTGAAGGTGCCATTGCCTAAAAATCGACTCTTTGATGGAATAGACATTTCTCATGTTCTATTTAATGGATCTGACAGTGGACACTCGATCCTGTTTCATCCCAACGATGCTTCTGGCATAGCAGGAGCTATTGATACCATACGATTTGGGGATTACAAAGTTATGTACCAAACAGGTGGTTCAGCTGCTTGTAACAGTATTGCACCACCACCTGTGAGGCACGATCCACCCCTCATGTTCAACTTGAGGGACGACCCAGGAGAAAGTAAGCCATTGAATGTGTCTATCGAACCACAAGTGAAAATCCTCCAGCAAGTTTTACACCATTTGCACTATTTGCATGAGAGTATTAAGAATGACAACATTTCAGTTACAAGCTACAGCCAAGACGACAGATTTCGTCCTTGTTGCAACATACACCATGTTGTTTGTCGTTGTGAAAACTAACTGTACATTATCACATTTCATCAGTCTACAACAAGTCAAGCACTGAAACTTCAGAGCAGAATCAGATTTGACTACCGGTCTTCAACACTAAGTGCatgataaataataattttatgtAACAGGTACCGCACATCtaaatattttagttaattaatgggAGCTAAAATCGAAGTGACACACACTCTTACATAATACAACTATCAAGTTGTACTGCCAACATTGCTCAATGGTCTCACTTTAACGGCATCATGCTCAtaattacagttctgttgacATCAACAACATTCTGTTCAGATGAGGCTGTAAATATATTTCGTACTCAAACAGTGGTCTTCACCTACTGAGAGAACACAATAATAGCAAATACTTTCCACTACTTCTGTTAGGGGAACCTGTGAGAAGGATCGATCCTTGGTTCATCTGTCATAGATCAATCTATCTGGCTACAGAAGCTTTTCCTGTAGCAAAGTGATTGAGTAAGCTTGAACAATGGTTTCTTTATAATCCTGTTTACTGCCACAAGCTATGATACCATTACAATCATGATTCTATGAACCTGAATTTCAATTGCTATAGCAACTGGTT
This genomic window contains:
- the LOC134184165 gene encoding ras-related protein Rab-7L1-like; this translates as MSDAPRRFRPGKEYKVILVGDPCVGKTAFVRRFVANQFDPSYKATLGVEYSSKVVEISRDLQVKVNLWDVVGQERFRAMTRAFYKGACGAFVLFDVTDEETFGQVVTWKKDIDEKVSLPSGRPIPCLLLANKIDLEAKVSDDTLQQFAEDHKFFAHVKTSVKKNTNIEVAVSILIKEMLRLDKEGFMRDAKKPEGSESTIMLTSNPSESTSISCPC
- the LOC134184163 gene encoding uncharacterized protein LOC134184163, producing MRLHVCCCLRLSLSEQEKQRSSSLQVAPLWLLPLWLIASVLIHVKGSHWGNERYSFLRPSVMFLLSYSFFLCHLVFLLVTSLLDNMVGQESDVCRTYTLLFQHFALFRFLRLSMVFPLSYSCFLCHLVFLLLLTSLLDNMVGQEFDVCRTFTLLFQHFALFRFLRLSMVFPLSYSCFLCHLVFLLLLTSLLDNMVGQEFDVCRTFTLLFQHFALFRFLRLSMVFPLSYSCFLCHLVFLLLLTSLLDNMVGQEFDVCRTFTLLFQHFALFRFLRLSMMFPLSYSCRLVFIFSSSLLDNMVIRESDVCRTFTLLFEHSALIVSIRLPVLLPQCPLLLICFLIIALSTSFSINLYNSCISVVFGPVVHLFDISSNNTCLSCMFFVCPIWDI
- the LOC134184188 gene encoding arylsulfatase G-like; the protein is METKETPHIDSLARNGLRLTDFHVGASVCTPSRAALLTGRLGLRTGVVRNFDVKAEFGLPRNETTIAEMLKAVNYSTGMIGKWHLGTNGRCLPTYRGFDFYYGLPYSNDMGCTDNPGYDWPMCSRCPTATGFLSRDEGLPIGDCDTGSNDSVPLYKDTRIIQQPVDLATLTNQYVKLAVEFINNQSSRPFFLYVAFAHTHVPLSHDIKYTNASERKTVFADTLLELDASVGAIVQAVKDNGQEGNTLIWFTSDNGPWESKCQYHGLVGPYKGLWEKKTTGGSSAKQTTWEGGHRVPGIVYWPGVIAPRVSNALASTLDVLPTIANILKVPLPKNRLFDGIDISHVLFNGSDSGHSILFHPNDASGIAGAIDTIRFGDYKVMYQTGGSAACNSIAPPPVRHDPPLMFNLRDDPGESKPLNVSIEPQVKILQQVLHHLHYLHESIKNDNISVTSYSQDDRFRPCCNIHHVVCRCEN